A window from Citrus sinensis cultivar Valencia sweet orange chromosome 5, DVS_A1.0, whole genome shotgun sequence encodes these proteins:
- the LOC102621085 gene encoding kinesin-like protein KIN-14U isoform X2: MALDKGPEPLKSSPMESTLESSDGLPPVPDLPDSPPLPLICTDVNVVPEQQKNELEQSIINLEGEIVELRLKKRRLDEKRREALNKILDIKGCIRVFCRVRSFLVTGRRVIHEPVLTELEKVVVRSGGSKKEFGFDKVFNQAASQEDVFVEVEPILRSALDGHNVCVLAYGQTGTGKTFTMDGTSDQPGIVPRALEELFRQAALDNSSSVTFSMSMLEVYMGSVRDLLAPKPVFKAYEAATRCNLNIQTDAKGTVEIEGLTEVQIPDFTKARWWYNKGRRVRSTSWTNVNEASSRSHCLMRITIFRHGDALEAKTEVSKLWMVDLGGSERVLKTGATGQTLDEGRAINLSLSALADVIAALRRKRGHVPYRNSKLTQILRDSLGDGSKVLMLVHASPCEEDVGETICSLSFAKRARGIESNRELSEDLKKRREIRMAELEEDMREAEAECQNVRNQIKEVESLLSEKKKLFSAACQSLEDEEKSFVSPKENLKEAAETPKASKNVTKRSVSNSVPRFMTSTVASRQRKNAAEKEISIRARNLITGSRSSAQFSCSQSLSFLDIRFKAMIRCSNKKPRYGETNTPVAESPKGNGGLYSKTTSMPRNKVVTYSDPNLKVTLSRHRRRMSDFV; this comes from the exons ATGGCTCTTGACAAAGGACCAGAGCCACTGAAATCATCTCCAATGGAATCAACCCTTGAATCCAGTGATGGGTTGCCTCCGGTTCCTGATTTGCCTGATTCACCGCCGCTTCCTTTGATTTGCACCGATGTCAATGTTGTTCCTGAGCAACAAAAGAATGAGCTTGAGCAGTCAATAATCAATCTTGAAG GAGAAATTGTGGAATTGAGGTTGAAGAAGAGGAGATTGGATGAGAAACGACGAGAAGCATTGAATAAGATATTAGACATCAAAg GCTGTATTAGAGTCTTTTGTCGAGTCAGATCATTTTTAGTGACAGGCAGAAGAGTAATTCATGAACCTGTACTTACTGAGTTGGAGAAGGTTGTGGTTAGATCAGGAGGAAGCAAGAAAGAATTCGGATTTGATAAGGTGTTTAATCAGGCAGCTAGTCAAG AAGATGTTTTTGTTGAGGTTGAACCAATTCTTAGATCTGCGCTTGACGGGCACAATGTTTGTGTTTTGGCTTATGGTCAAACTGGCACTGGCAAGACATTCACAATG GATGGCACTAGTGATCAGCCTGGAATTGTTCCTCGAGCTCTTGAAGAGCTTTTTCGTCAAGCCGCTTTGGACAATTCATCATCTGTAACCTTTTCAATGAGCATGCTGGAGGTTTACATGGGTAGTGTGAGGGATCTATTGGCTCCAAAACCAGTATTTAAAGCATATGAAGCTGCGACTAGATG CAATCTCAACATTCAAACAGATGCGAAGGGCACAGTGGAAATCGAGGGCCTGACAGAGGTGCAAATCCCAGATTTTACAAAGGCCCGATGGTGGTACAATAAAGGGAGACGGGTTAGATCAACTTCATGGACTAATGTGAATGAGGCATCCAGCAGGTCACACTG CTTAATGAGGATCACCATTTTCCGACATGGGGATGCCTTGGAAGCCAAAACAGAAGTAAGCAAACTTTGGATGGTTGATCTTGGAGGCAGCGAGCGGGTACTGAAAACAGGAGCCACTGGGCAAACACTGGATGAGGGAAGGGCCATTAATCTCTCCCTTTCTGCACTGGCTGATGTTATTGCAGCTCTGAGAAGGAAGAGAGGCCATGTGCCTTACAG AAATAGCAAGCTAACTCAGATCCTCAGAGATTCCCTGG GTGATGGTTCAAAGGTTTTGATGCTTGTTCATGCAAGCCCATGTGAAGAAGATGTTGGGGAGACAATTTGTTCTTTGAGTTTTGCCAAGCGAGCAAGGGGAATAGAGTCCAATAGGGAGCTATCAGAG GACTTGAAGAAGCGAAGGGAGATAAGAATGGCAGAGCTCGAAGAGGACATGAGAGAAGCTGAAGCTGAATGTCAGAATGTCAGGAATCAAATAAAGGAGGTTGAGTCCCTCctaagtgaaaagaaaaagttgttCTCAGCCGCATGTCAGTCCCTTGAGGATGAGGAAAAGAGCTTTGTAAGTCCCAAAGAAAATCTAAAGGAAGCAGCTGAAACCCCAAAAGCTTCTAAAAATGTAACTAAAAGAAGTGTTAGCAACTCTGTCCCTCGTTTCATGACCTCTACTGTTGCTAGCCGTCAAAGGAAAAATGCTGCAGAGAAGGAGATCAGCATAAGGGCCAGGAATTTGATAACAGGGTCTAGAAGTTCAGCACAATTTTCATGTTCTCAATCGCTTAGCTTCTTGGATATTCGTTTCAAAGCAATGATACGATGTTCGAATAAAAAACCAAGATACGGTGAAACCAATACTCCTGTCGCAGAGAGTCCTAAAGGCAATGGCGGTCTGTATTCAAAGACAACTTCCATGCCACGAAACAAGGTTGTCACATATTCAGATCCAAACTTGAAAGTAACACTCTCTCGTCACAGGAGAAGGATGTCTGATTTCGTCTAA
- the LOC102621085 gene encoding kinesin-like protein KIN-14U isoform X3: MNLYLLSWRRLWLDQEEARKNSDLISCLRGFILVENSVEDVFVEVEPILRSALDGHNVCVLAYGQTGTGKTFTMDGTSDQPGIVPRALEELFRQAALDNSSSVTFSMSMLEVYMGSVRDLLAPKPVFKAYEAATRCNLNIQTDAKGTVEIEGLTEVQIPDFTKARWWYNKGRRVRSTSWTNVNEASSRSHCLMRITIFRHGDALEAKTEVSKLWMVDLGGSERVLKTGATGQTLDEGRAINLSLSALADVIAALRRKRGHVPYRNSKLTQILRDSLGDGSKVLMLVHASPCEEDVGETICSLSFAKRARGIESNRELSEDLKKRREIRMAELEEDMREAEAECQNVRNQIKEVESLLSEKKKLFSAACQSLEDEEKSFVSPKENLKEAAETPKASKNVTKRSVSNSVPRFMTSTVASRQRKNAAEKEISIRARNLITGSRSSAQFSCSQSLSFLDIRFKAMIRCSNKKPRYGETNTPVAESPKGNGGLYSKTTSMPRNKVVTYSDPNLKVTLSRHRRRMSDFV, encoded by the exons ATGAACCTGTACTTACTGAGTTGGAGAAGGTTGTGGTTAGATCAGGAGGAAGCAAGAAAGAATTCGGATTTGATAAG TTGTCTAAGAGGCTTTATTCTGGTTGAAAACTCTGTAGAAGATGTTTTTGTTGAGGTTGAACCAATTCTTAGATCTGCGCTTGACGGGCACAATGTTTGTGTTTTGGCTTATGGTCAAACTGGCACTGGCAAGACATTCACAATG GATGGCACTAGTGATCAGCCTGGAATTGTTCCTCGAGCTCTTGAAGAGCTTTTTCGTCAAGCCGCTTTGGACAATTCATCATCTGTAACCTTTTCAATGAGCATGCTGGAGGTTTACATGGGTAGTGTGAGGGATCTATTGGCTCCAAAACCAGTATTTAAAGCATATGAAGCTGCGACTAGATG CAATCTCAACATTCAAACAGATGCGAAGGGCACAGTGGAAATCGAGGGCCTGACAGAGGTGCAAATCCCAGATTTTACAAAGGCCCGATGGTGGTACAATAAAGGGAGACGGGTTAGATCAACTTCATGGACTAATGTGAATGAGGCATCCAGCAGGTCACACTG CTTAATGAGGATCACCATTTTCCGACATGGGGATGCCTTGGAAGCCAAAACAGAAGTAAGCAAACTTTGGATGGTTGATCTTGGAGGCAGCGAGCGGGTACTGAAAACAGGAGCCACTGGGCAAACACTGGATGAGGGAAGGGCCATTAATCTCTCCCTTTCTGCACTGGCTGATGTTATTGCAGCTCTGAGAAGGAAGAGAGGCCATGTGCCTTACAG AAATAGCAAGCTAACTCAGATCCTCAGAGATTCCCTGG GTGATGGTTCAAAGGTTTTGATGCTTGTTCATGCAAGCCCATGTGAAGAAGATGTTGGGGAGACAATTTGTTCTTTGAGTTTTGCCAAGCGAGCAAGGGGAATAGAGTCCAATAGGGAGCTATCAGAG GACTTGAAGAAGCGAAGGGAGATAAGAATGGCAGAGCTCGAAGAGGACATGAGAGAAGCTGAAGCTGAATGTCAGAATGTCAGGAATCAAATAAAGGAGGTTGAGTCCCTCctaagtgaaaagaaaaagttgttCTCAGCCGCATGTCAGTCCCTTGAGGATGAGGAAAAGAGCTTTGTAAGTCCCAAAGAAAATCTAAAGGAAGCAGCTGAAACCCCAAAAGCTTCTAAAAATGTAACTAAAAGAAGTGTTAGCAACTCTGTCCCTCGTTTCATGACCTCTACTGTTGCTAGCCGTCAAAGGAAAAATGCTGCAGAGAAGGAGATCAGCATAAGGGCCAGGAATTTGATAACAGGGTCTAGAAGTTCAGCACAATTTTCATGTTCTCAATCGCTTAGCTTCTTGGATATTCGTTTCAAAGCAATGATACGATGTTCGAATAAAAAACCAAGATACGGTGAAACCAATACTCCTGTCGCAGAGAGTCCTAAAGGCAATGGCGGTCTGTATTCAAAGACAACTTCCATGCCACGAAACAAGGTTGTCACATATTCAGATCCAAACTTGAAAGTAACACTCTCTCGTCACAGGAGAAGGATGTCTGATTTCGTCTAA
- the LOC102621085 gene encoding kinesin-like protein KIN-14U isoform X1 codes for MFISTENEQISMALDKGPEPLKSSPMESTLESSDGLPPVPDLPDSPPLPLICTDVNVVPEQQKNELEQSIINLEGEIVELRLKKRRLDEKRREALNKILDIKGCIRVFCRVRSFLVTGRRVIHEPVLTELEKVVVRSGGSKKEFGFDKVFNQAASQEDVFVEVEPILRSALDGHNVCVLAYGQTGTGKTFTMDGTSDQPGIVPRALEELFRQAALDNSSSVTFSMSMLEVYMGSVRDLLAPKPVFKAYEAATRCNLNIQTDAKGTVEIEGLTEVQIPDFTKARWWYNKGRRVRSTSWTNVNEASSRSHCLMRITIFRHGDALEAKTEVSKLWMVDLGGSERVLKTGATGQTLDEGRAINLSLSALADVIAALRRKRGHVPYRNSKLTQILRDSLGDGSKVLMLVHASPCEEDVGETICSLSFAKRARGIESNRELSEDLKKRREIRMAELEEDMREAEAECQNVRNQIKEVESLLSEKKKLFSAACQSLEDEEKSFVSPKENLKEAAETPKASKNVTKRSVSNSVPRFMTSTVASRQRKNAAEKEISIRARNLITGSRSSAQFSCSQSLSFLDIRFKAMIRCSNKKPRYGETNTPVAESPKGNGGLYSKTTSMPRNKVVTYSDPNLKVTLSRHRRRMSDFV; via the exons ATGTTCATTTCAACTGAAAATGAGCAGATCTCAATGGCTCTTGACAAAGGACCAGAGCCACTGAAATCATCTCCAATGGAATCAACCCTTGAATCCAGTGATGGGTTGCCTCCGGTTCCTGATTTGCCTGATTCACCGCCGCTTCCTTTGATTTGCACCGATGTCAATGTTGTTCCTGAGCAACAAAAGAATGAGCTTGAGCAGTCAATAATCAATCTTGAAG GAGAAATTGTGGAATTGAGGTTGAAGAAGAGGAGATTGGATGAGAAACGACGAGAAGCATTGAATAAGATATTAGACATCAAAg GCTGTATTAGAGTCTTTTGTCGAGTCAGATCATTTTTAGTGACAGGCAGAAGAGTAATTCATGAACCTGTACTTACTGAGTTGGAGAAGGTTGTGGTTAGATCAGGAGGAAGCAAGAAAGAATTCGGATTTGATAAGGTGTTTAATCAGGCAGCTAGTCAAG AAGATGTTTTTGTTGAGGTTGAACCAATTCTTAGATCTGCGCTTGACGGGCACAATGTTTGTGTTTTGGCTTATGGTCAAACTGGCACTGGCAAGACATTCACAATG GATGGCACTAGTGATCAGCCTGGAATTGTTCCTCGAGCTCTTGAAGAGCTTTTTCGTCAAGCCGCTTTGGACAATTCATCATCTGTAACCTTTTCAATGAGCATGCTGGAGGTTTACATGGGTAGTGTGAGGGATCTATTGGCTCCAAAACCAGTATTTAAAGCATATGAAGCTGCGACTAGATG CAATCTCAACATTCAAACAGATGCGAAGGGCACAGTGGAAATCGAGGGCCTGACAGAGGTGCAAATCCCAGATTTTACAAAGGCCCGATGGTGGTACAATAAAGGGAGACGGGTTAGATCAACTTCATGGACTAATGTGAATGAGGCATCCAGCAGGTCACACTG CTTAATGAGGATCACCATTTTCCGACATGGGGATGCCTTGGAAGCCAAAACAGAAGTAAGCAAACTTTGGATGGTTGATCTTGGAGGCAGCGAGCGGGTACTGAAAACAGGAGCCACTGGGCAAACACTGGATGAGGGAAGGGCCATTAATCTCTCCCTTTCTGCACTGGCTGATGTTATTGCAGCTCTGAGAAGGAAGAGAGGCCATGTGCCTTACAG AAATAGCAAGCTAACTCAGATCCTCAGAGATTCCCTGG GTGATGGTTCAAAGGTTTTGATGCTTGTTCATGCAAGCCCATGTGAAGAAGATGTTGGGGAGACAATTTGTTCTTTGAGTTTTGCCAAGCGAGCAAGGGGAATAGAGTCCAATAGGGAGCTATCAGAG GACTTGAAGAAGCGAAGGGAGATAAGAATGGCAGAGCTCGAAGAGGACATGAGAGAAGCTGAAGCTGAATGTCAGAATGTCAGGAATCAAATAAAGGAGGTTGAGTCCCTCctaagtgaaaagaaaaagttgttCTCAGCCGCATGTCAGTCCCTTGAGGATGAGGAAAAGAGCTTTGTAAGTCCCAAAGAAAATCTAAAGGAAGCAGCTGAAACCCCAAAAGCTTCTAAAAATGTAACTAAAAGAAGTGTTAGCAACTCTGTCCCTCGTTTCATGACCTCTACTGTTGCTAGCCGTCAAAGGAAAAATGCTGCAGAGAAGGAGATCAGCATAAGGGCCAGGAATTTGATAACAGGGTCTAGAAGTTCAGCACAATTTTCATGTTCTCAATCGCTTAGCTTCTTGGATATTCGTTTCAAAGCAATGATACGATGTTCGAATAAAAAACCAAGATACGGTGAAACCAATACTCCTGTCGCAGAGAGTCCTAAAGGCAATGGCGGTCTGTATTCAAAGACAACTTCCATGCCACGAAACAAGGTTGTCACATATTCAGATCCAAACTTGAAAGTAACACTCTCTCGTCACAGGAGAAGGATGTCTGATTTCGTCTAA